Proteins encoded in a region of the Streptomyces sp. NBC_00310 genome:
- a CDS encoding nitronate monooxygenase — protein MSSALTDLVPLPIVQAPMAGGVSVPRLAAAVSEAGGLGFLAAGYKTADGMYQEIKALRALTSRPFGVNLFMPQPEYSEPAAVEVYAEQLAGEATWYDAELGDPDSGRDDGYEAKLAVLLDNPVPVVSFHFGCPTPEVIESLARKGTLTLVTATSAEEAQAVERSGAHAVIVQGVEAGGHQGTHRDDPERDCAGIGLLSLVAQVREAVALPMVAAGGIMRGSQIAALLTAGVSAAQLGTAFLATAESGAHAVHKQALTNPLFVRTELTRAFSGRPARGLVNRFLREHGPYAPVAYPEVHHLTSPLRKAAAKAGDAQGMALWAGQGHRMARELPAGELVEVLAAEIAAAQAAQASSRVGSQGGGPAGGEGR, from the coding sequence ATGTCCTCCGCGCTGACCGATCTCGTCCCGCTTCCGATCGTGCAGGCCCCGATGGCGGGCGGTGTGTCCGTGCCGCGGTTGGCCGCCGCCGTGTCCGAGGCGGGCGGGCTGGGTTTTCTGGCCGCCGGGTACAAGACGGCCGACGGGATGTATCAGGAGATCAAGGCGCTGCGCGCGCTGACGTCGCGCCCCTTCGGCGTGAACCTCTTCATGCCGCAGCCGGAGTACTCCGAGCCGGCCGCCGTCGAGGTGTACGCGGAGCAGCTGGCCGGTGAGGCCACCTGGTACGACGCCGAACTGGGCGACCCCGACAGCGGGCGGGACGACGGCTACGAGGCCAAGCTCGCCGTACTGCTCGACAACCCGGTGCCCGTGGTGTCGTTCCACTTCGGCTGCCCGACCCCCGAGGTCATCGAGTCCCTCGCCCGCAAGGGCACGCTCACCCTGGTCACCGCGACCTCGGCGGAGGAGGCACAGGCCGTGGAGCGGTCCGGGGCCCACGCCGTCATCGTGCAGGGCGTCGAGGCGGGCGGCCACCAGGGCACCCACCGGGACGACCCCGAGCGGGACTGCGCCGGCATCGGTCTGCTGTCGCTCGTCGCACAGGTCCGCGAGGCCGTGGCGCTGCCGATGGTCGCGGCCGGCGGCATCATGCGCGGCAGCCAGATCGCCGCCCTCCTCACGGCGGGCGTGAGCGCGGCCCAGCTGGGCACCGCGTTCCTCGCCACCGCCGAGTCCGGCGCGCACGCCGTGCACAAGCAGGCGCTGACCAACCCCCTCTTCGTCCGTACGGAGCTGACCCGCGCCTTCTCCGGACGCCCGGCCCGCGGCCTGGTCAACCGGTTCCTGCGCGAGCACGGCCCGTACGCGCCCGTCGCCTACCCGGAGGTCCACCACCTCACCTCGCCGCTGCGCAAGGCCGCCGCCAAGGCCGGGGACGCGCAGGGCATGGCCCTGTGGGCCGGGCAGGGGCACCGGATGGCGCGGGAGCTGCCGGCCGGGGAACTGGTCGAGGTGCTGGCCGCCGAGATCGCCGCCGCGCAGGCCGCGCAGGCCTCCTCACGGGTCGGCAGCCAGGGCGGCGGACCGGC
- the dnaJ gene encoding molecular chaperone DnaJ, which translates to MATDYYAVLGVRRDASQDEIKKAFRRLARELHPDVNPDPKTQERFKEINAAYEVLSDPQKKQVYDLGGDPLSQAGGSGAGGFGAGGFGNFSDIMDAFFGTASQRGPRSRTRRGQDAMIRLEIDLDEAAFGTTKDIQVDTAIVCATCSGEGAAPGTTAQTCDMCRGRGEVSQVTRSFLGQVMTSRPCPQCQGFGTIVPNPCPECAGDGRVRSRRTLTVKIPAGVDNGTRIQLAGEGEVGPGGGPAGDLYVEIHELPHAMFQRRGDDLHCTVTLPMTAASLGTKVPLETLDGLEEVDIRPGTQSGQSIPLHGRGVTHLRGGGRGDLIVHVEVQTPTKLDPEQEGLLRQLAALRGEERPTGQFQPGQQGLFSRLKDAFNGR; encoded by the coding sequence GTGGCCACGGACTACTACGCCGTGCTCGGCGTGCGCCGCGACGCGTCTCAGGACGAGATCAAGAAGGCGTTCCGGAGGCTCGCGCGCGAGCTGCATCCGGACGTCAATCCCGATCCGAAGACCCAGGAGCGGTTCAAGGAGATCAACGCCGCCTACGAGGTGCTCTCGGACCCGCAGAAGAAGCAGGTCTACGACCTCGGCGGCGACCCGCTGTCCCAGGCGGGCGGTTCAGGCGCGGGCGGCTTCGGAGCCGGTGGCTTCGGGAACTTCTCGGACATCATGGACGCCTTCTTCGGTACGGCGTCCCAGCGGGGCCCGCGGTCGCGTACGCGCCGGGGGCAGGACGCGATGATCCGGCTGGAGATCGACCTCGACGAGGCGGCCTTCGGCACGACGAAGGACATCCAGGTCGACACCGCCATCGTCTGCGCGACGTGCAGCGGCGAGGGCGCGGCCCCGGGGACGACCGCCCAGACCTGTGACATGTGTCGCGGTCGTGGTGAGGTCTCACAGGTCACGCGGTCCTTCCTCGGTCAGGTCATGACCTCCCGGCCCTGCCCGCAGTGCCAGGGGTTCGGCACGATCGTCCCCAACCCGTGCCCCGAGTGCGCGGGCGACGGGCGGGTGCGGTCGCGGCGGACCCTCACGGTCAAGATCCCGGCCGGTGTCGACAACGGCACACGGATCCAGCTGGCCGGTGAGGGCGAGGTCGGTCCCGGTGGCGGTCCCGCCGGTGACCTCTACGTCGAGATCCACGAGCTGCCGCACGCGATGTTCCAGCGGCGAGGCGACGATCTGCACTGCACGGTGACGCTCCCGATGACGGCGGCGTCTCTCGGCACGAAGGTGCCGCTGGAGACGCTGGACGGTCTGGAGGAGGTCGACATCCGGCCCGGGACCCAGTCCGGGCAGTCGATCCCGCTGCACGGGCGGGGTGTCACCCATCTGCGGGGCGGCGGCCGTGGCGATCTGATCGTCCACGTCGAGGTCCAGACGCCGACGAAGCTCGACCCCGAGCAGGAGGGGCTGCTGCGGCAGCTCGCCGCGCTGCGCGGGGAGGAGCGGCCCACCGGGCAGTTCCAGCCCGGGCAGCAGGGGCTGTTCTCGCGGTTGAAGGACGCGTTCAACGGGCGCTGA
- the hrcA gene encoding heat-inducible transcriptional repressor HrcA, with the protein MLSERRLQVLRAIVQDYVGTEEPVGSKALTERHNLGVSPATVRNDMAALEDEGFIAQPHTSAGRIPTDKGYRLFVDKLAGVKPMTPPERRAIQNFLDGAVDLDDVVARTVRLLAQLTRQVAVVQYPSLTRSTVRHVELLSLAPARLMLVLITDTGRVEQRLVDCPAPFGETSLADLRARLNSKVAGRRFTDVPRLVEDLPEAFDIEDRGTVTTVLSTLLEALVEESEERLMIGGTANLTRFGHDFPLTIRPVLEALEEQVVLLKLLGEAGDSGMTVRIGHENAYEGLNSTSVVSVGYGSGGEAVAKLGVVGPTRMDYPGTMGAVRAVARYVGQILAES; encoded by the coding sequence ATGCTCAGTGAACGCAGGCTTCAGGTGCTGCGCGCCATCGTCCAGGACTACGTGGGCACCGAGGAGCCGGTCGGCTCCAAGGCGCTCACGGAGCGGCACAACCTCGGTGTCTCCCCGGCGACCGTCCGCAACGACATGGCGGCGCTGGAGGACGAGGGCTTCATCGCCCAGCCCCACACCAGCGCGGGCCGCATCCCCACCGACAAGGGGTACCGGCTCTTCGTCGACAAGCTGGCCGGCGTCAAGCCCATGACCCCGCCCGAGCGGCGCGCCATCCAGAACTTCCTGGACGGCGCCGTCGATCTCGACGACGTGGTGGCCCGGACCGTGCGGCTGCTCGCGCAGCTCACCCGGCAGGTCGCCGTCGTGCAGTATCCGTCGCTCACGCGGTCGACGGTGCGGCATGTGGAGCTGCTGTCGCTGGCCCCCGCCCGGCTGATGCTCGTGCTGATCACGGACACGGGACGGGTGGAACAGCGGCTGGTCGACTGCCCGGCGCCGTTCGGAGAAACGTCACTCGCGGATCTGCGCGCCCGGCTCAACAGCAAGGTCGCGGGCCGCCGGTTCACCGACGTGCCGAGGCTGGTCGAGGACCTGCCCGAGGCGTTCGACATCGAGGACCGGGGCACGGTCACGACGGTGCTCTCCACCCTGCTGGAGGCACTCGTCGAGGAGAGCGAGGAGCGGCTGATGATCGGCGGCACCGCCAATCTCACCCGCTTCGGACATGACTTCCCCCTCACCATCCGGCCCGTTCTGGAAGCCTTGGAGGAGCAGGTCGTCCTCCTCAAGTTGCTTGGCGAGGCCGGGGATTCGGGCATGACCGTACGCATCGGTCATGAAAACGCCTATGAGGGACTCAACTCCACGTCCGTCGTCTCCGTCGGCTACGGTTCGGGCGGCGAGGCAGTAGCGAAACTGGGCGTGGTCGGACCTACGCGCATGGATTATCCGGGAACGATGGGAGCGGTACGAGCGGTGGCACGGTACGTCGGACAGATCCTGGCGGAGTCTTAA
- a CDS encoding MBL fold metallo-hydrolase — MTVTWEECGWQGLTPRVGRCRLPGWDCTVGLVAGDGAALMVDAGSSLREGARLRTEACRLLGGARVTHLALTHPHFDHVFGAAAFAGVEVFGAVGVDGVLSRDGEALRADAVHHGLPPADATEAADLLVRPRHHVSGEWTLDLGGDVQVLLANVGPGHTGHDLAVLVRGTPGSAASPASPEVVFCGDLVEESGEPQAGPDAIPSHWPAALDRLLDLGGEDALYVPGHGAVVDAAFVRAQRDALARRFGVSG, encoded by the coding sequence ATGACGGTGACTTGGGAAGAGTGCGGATGGCAGGGATTGACGCCCCGGGTCGGCCGGTGCCGCCTTCCCGGCTGGGACTGCACGGTCGGACTGGTGGCCGGGGACGGGGCGGCCCTCATGGTCGACGCGGGTTCGAGCCTCAGGGAGGGCGCGCGGTTGCGCACCGAGGCGTGCCGGCTGCTCGGCGGTGCCCGTGTGACACATCTCGCGCTCACCCACCCGCACTTCGACCATGTCTTCGGGGCCGCCGCGTTCGCCGGGGTGGAGGTCTTCGGCGCGGTGGGCGTCGACGGTGTCCTGTCCCGTGACGGCGAGGCCCTCCGCGCGGACGCCGTGCACCACGGTCTCCCCCCGGCGGACGCCACCGAGGCCGCCGACCTCCTCGTACGCCCCCGCCACCACGTCTCCGGCGAGTGGACGCTCGACCTGGGCGGCGACGTCCAGGTGCTCCTGGCGAACGTGGGCCCGGGCCACACGGGCCACGACCTGGCGGTCCTGGTCCGGGGCACGCCGGGTTCCGCGGCCTCGCCCGCCTCGCCTGAGGTCGTGTTCTGCGGTGACCTGGTCGAGGAGTCCGGCGAGCCCCAGGCGGGCCCCGACGCGATCCCCTCCCACTGGCCTGCCGCTCTCGACCGACTGCTGGACCTGGGCGGCGAGGACGCGCTCTACGTCCCCGGCCACGGGGCGGTGGTGGACGCGGCGTTCGTCCGGGCCCAACGCGACGCGCTGGCACGGCGCTTCGGCGTGTCGGGCTGA
- a CDS encoding DUF3097 domain-containing protein, with translation MRQYSPDLTPPWKKPKPAPEVPADPGLVVEEPTTGFCGAVVRCEAGTVTLEDRFGKHRVFPLEPRGFLLEGRVVTLVRPSSAPARPSRTASGSVAVPGARARVARAGRIYVEGRHDAELVERVWGDDLRIEGVVVEYLEGVDDLPAIVADFAPGPDARLGVLVDHLVPGSKESRIAEAVTSEHALVVGHPYIDIWEAVKPSSVGIEAWPRVPRGQDWKAGVCRALGWPENTGAVWQAILARVGSYRDLEPALLGRVEELIDFVTDSGGT, from the coding sequence ATGCGCCAGTACTCACCCGACCTGACCCCTCCCTGGAAGAAGCCCAAGCCGGCCCCCGAGGTCCCGGCCGACCCCGGCCTGGTCGTCGAGGAGCCCACCACCGGCTTCTGCGGCGCGGTCGTCCGCTGCGAGGCGGGCACGGTGACGCTGGAGGACCGCTTCGGCAAACACCGCGTGTTCCCGCTGGAGCCCCGGGGCTTCCTGCTGGAGGGCCGGGTGGTGACCCTGGTACGCCCCTCGTCGGCGCCCGCACGGCCGAGTCGTACGGCATCCGGCTCGGTCGCCGTCCCCGGCGCCCGAGCCCGCGTGGCCCGCGCCGGCCGCATCTACGTCGAGGGCCGCCACGACGCCGAACTCGTCGAGCGGGTCTGGGGCGACGACCTGCGTATCGAGGGGGTAGTGGTGGAGTACCTGGAGGGCGTGGACGACCTTCCCGCGATCGTCGCGGACTTCGCCCCGGGACCTGATGCGAGGTTGGGTGTCCTGGTCGACCACCTGGTCCCCGGCAGCAAGGAGTCCCGTATCGCCGAGGCGGTGACCAGCGAGCACGCGCTGGTCGTGGGCCACCCGTACATCGACATCTGGGAGGCCGTGAAGCCGTCGTCGGTGGGCATCGAGGCGTGGCCGCGCGTGCCGCGCGGGCAGGACTGGAAGGCGGGGGTGTGCCGGGCGCTGGGGTGGCCGGAGAACACGGGTGCGGTGTGGCAGGCGATTCTGGCGCGGGTGGGTTCCTACAGGGACTTGGAGCCGGCGCTGCTGGGGCGGGTGGAGGAGCTGATCGACTTCGTCACGGATAGCGGTGGGACCTGA
- a CDS encoding Uma2 family endonuclease: MTAVDDRPMTTDIVKFFENFEFPEGFKVELLRGEIVMMAGPDVAHNDILEAVVDQIPRQRWRRLQTQDIAILEETSEPQPDLVVIERGAGPGQGRLMPSEVITMLLEVVSKTSVDRDYGVKRSIYAAAKVPAYFIIDPVMAQCVLLTEPTGHGEAADYRCQRITKFGDLTPLEPIGIELDTSEFAAYEKVRSHRYP, translated from the coding sequence ATGACCGCTGTGGACGACCGACCGATGACCACCGACATCGTGAAGTTCTTCGAGAACTTTGAGTTTCCCGAAGGATTCAAGGTCGAGCTCCTCCGGGGGGAAATTGTGATGATGGCGGGGCCGGACGTGGCCCACAACGACATCCTGGAAGCGGTTGTGGACCAGATCCCCCGTCAGCGCTGGCGGCGGCTCCAGACCCAGGACATCGCCATCCTCGAAGAGACCAGCGAGCCGCAGCCGGATCTTGTCGTGATTGAGCGTGGCGCTGGACCTGGCCAAGGAAGGCTGATGCCGTCCGAGGTCATCACCATGCTCCTGGAAGTCGTCTCCAAGACGAGTGTGGACCGCGACTACGGAGTCAAGCGATCGATCTACGCGGCGGCGAAGGTACCCGCCTACTTCATCATCGACCCCGTCATGGCCCAGTGTGTACTGCTTACTGAACCGACGGGCCATGGAGAGGCTGCGGACTACCGGTGCCAGCGGATCACCAAGTTCGGCGACCTCACACCGTTGGAGCCCATCGGCATCGAACTGGACACCAGCGAGTTTGCCGCCTACGAGAAGGTCAGGTCCCACCGCTATCCGTGA
- the hemW gene encoding radical SAM family heme chaperone HemW, translating into MPSALPDGEPVPDDGALPAHALADAAARPLGFYLHVPYCATRCGYCDFNTYTATELRGTGGVLASRDNYADTVVDEIRLARKVLGDDPRPVRTVFVGGGTPTLLAADDLVRMLGAIRDEFGLADDAEVTTEANPESVDPAYLETLRAGGFNRLSFGMQSARQHVLKILDRTHTPGRPEACVAEARAAGFDHVNLDLIYGTPGESDDDWRASLDAALGAGPDHVSAYALIVEEGTQLARRIRRGEVPMTDDDVHADRYLIADETLSAAGFDWYEVSNWATSDAGRCLHNELYWRGADWWGAGPGAHSHVGGVRWWNVKHPGAYAGALAAGRSPGAGRELLADEDRRVERILLELRLREGCPLSLLREEGLAAAGRALSDGLLEAGPYEEGRAVLTLRGRLLADAVVRDLVD; encoded by the coding sequence ATGCCTTCCGCACTCCCCGACGGTGAGCCCGTCCCCGACGACGGGGCGCTGCCCGCGCACGCCCTGGCCGACGCGGCCGCACGACCCCTCGGGTTCTACCTGCACGTCCCGTACTGCGCGACCCGCTGCGGCTACTGCGACTTCAACACCTACACCGCCACCGAGCTGCGCGGCACCGGCGGCGTCCTCGCCTCCCGCGACAACTACGCGGACACGGTCGTCGACGAGATCCGCCTCGCCCGCAAGGTCCTCGGCGACGACCCGCGCCCCGTCCGTACGGTCTTCGTCGGCGGCGGCACGCCCACGCTGCTGGCCGCCGACGACCTCGTCCGGATGCTGGGGGCGATCCGGGACGAGTTCGGTCTCGCGGACGACGCGGAGGTGACGACCGAGGCGAACCCGGAGTCGGTCGACCCCGCCTACCTGGAGACCCTCCGCGCGGGCGGCTTCAACCGCCTCTCCTTCGGCATGCAGAGCGCCCGGCAGCACGTCCTGAAGATCCTCGACCGTACGCACACGCCGGGGCGGCCGGAGGCCTGCGTCGCGGAGGCCCGCGCGGCGGGCTTCGACCACGTCAACCTCGACCTGATCTACGGCACGCCCGGCGAGTCCGACGACGACTGGCGGGCCTCGCTGGACGCCGCGCTCGGCGCCGGACCGGACCACGTCTCGGCGTACGCGCTGATCGTCGAGGAGGGGACGCAGCTCGCCCGGCGCATCCGCCGGGGCGAGGTCCCGATGACCGACGACGACGTCCACGCCGACCGCTACCTCATCGCCGACGAGACGCTCTCGGCCGCCGGCTTCGACTGGTACGAGGTCTCCAACTGGGCCACGTCCGACGCGGGCCGCTGCCTCCACAACGAGCTGTACTGGCGCGGCGCCGACTGGTGGGGCGCGGGGCCGGGCGCCCACAGCCACGTCGGCGGCGTGCGCTGGTGGAACGTCAAGCACCCGGGCGCGTACGCGGGCGCGCTGGCGGCGGGGCGGTCACCGGGGGCGGGGCGTGAGCTGCTGGCGGACGAGGACCGTCGGGTCGAACGGATCCTGCTGGAGCTGAGGCTCCGGGAGGGCTGCCCGTTGTCCTTGCTGCGGGAGGAAGGCCTGGCGGCGGCCGGGCGCGCTCTGTCCGACGGGCTGCTGGAGGCGGGCCCGTACGAGGAGGGGCGCGCGGTGCTCACGCTGCGGGGGCGGTTGCTGGCGGACGCGGTGGTGCGGGACCTGGTGGACTGA
- a CDS encoding ATP-binding SpoIIE family protein phosphatase codes for MGAIPTQRETVSCASDAPAHVGSASLYAGSAYAGADRRAVVHVSLPGGPLAPGAARRFVGTALAEWAELDLPGAAALSARLVEDAIVVVSELVTNAVVHAGTDVELLCRLGRDDPASAGWLLVEVSDHHPSRAVRDEGAERPYLVERPYGAAEYGRGLRLVAALSEAWGITYRTGTKTVWARLSIDGAMAVEDAFEGYRGEAGGEHGAEAEGVEGPEDWDARAYAGAGHAPGQDGARAYAGYADYGGGIGLGPGAGPVDLVAPVPRRGVEHDREWLNRGALSFLAEASDLLAGQLDEDLVAALAGQLLVPRLADWCAVWLEDEGLGWRGGDGSLGPAPRLARVWHGSENRIEELRRALEKDPPRLPESVRSRAVPVPWPRPVPGSGPTAGSGSGPTVGSGAGTGTATGAGAESGAPGDEGAQGPVDPGGEGRPGGKGDGAAVRSGSEGPPGETAVVGSSGTAAPPTADALPGDGSPGETSGDASAEKREPGVAEKREPGPAEKRDSRPAETSEGEPVVHGEGAPVVHGEGGAALAYRLIAGGRPLGTLVIGRAGLLRFPDEVTGLVEDLSRRIALSIGAARQYARQATISRVLQRGLLPGAVAEIPGVSSALVYEPCDKGGPSGDFYDLFPAGRGRWCFAIGDVQGKGPEAAVVIGLARPWLRLLAREGYGVADVLDRLNQLLLDDATEAADAAARALVTAGDPGLVDPDGPQTRFLSLLYGELVPVSGGVRCTLASAGHPLPLLLGPDGDVRAVAEPQTLLGVIEDTEYVSETFELRRGDTLLCVTDGVTERRSGPHMFDDGDGLATALAGCAGLDAQLLAERIRRLVHEFGEGPPDDDLALLVLQAE; via the coding sequence GTGGGGGCCATACCGACGCAACGGGAGACCGTGTCCTGCGCTTCTGATGCGCCGGCGCACGTCGGGTCCGCATCCCTGTACGCCGGATCCGCGTACGCGGGCGCAGACCGGCGCGCGGTGGTGCATGTGTCGCTTCCCGGGGGTCCACTCGCGCCCGGAGCCGCCCGGCGCTTCGTCGGCACCGCGCTCGCCGAGTGGGCCGAACTCGATCTGCCGGGCGCCGCCGCCCTCTCCGCCCGCCTCGTCGAGGACGCGATCGTCGTGGTCAGCGAGCTGGTGACCAACGCGGTCGTCCACGCGGGCACGGACGTCGAACTGCTGTGCCGTCTCGGCCGCGACGACCCGGCCTCCGCCGGATGGCTGCTCGTCGAGGTCTCGGACCACCATCCCTCCCGGGCGGTACGGGACGAGGGAGCCGAACGTCCCTACCTCGTCGAACGGCCTTACGGGGCCGCCGAGTACGGACGCGGCCTGCGCCTCGTCGCCGCGCTCTCCGAAGCCTGGGGGATCACCTACCGGACCGGGACGAAGACCGTCTGGGCCCGCCTGTCGATCGACGGGGCGATGGCGGTGGAGGACGCGTTCGAGGGGTACCGCGGTGAGGCGGGCGGCGAGCACGGTGCGGAGGCCGAGGGGGTCGAGGGGCCCGAGGACTGGGATGCGCGGGCGTACGCCGGTGCCGGGCATGCACCGGGACAGGACGGCGCGCGGGCGTACGCCGGTTACGCGGACTACGGCGGTGGGATCGGCCTCGGACCCGGTGCGGGCCCGGTCGATCTGGTCGCCCCCGTGCCCCGGCGCGGCGTGGAGCACGACCGCGAGTGGCTGAACCGGGGTGCGCTCTCCTTCCTCGCCGAGGCGTCCGATCTGCTCGCCGGGCAGCTGGACGAGGATCTGGTCGCCGCGCTCGCCGGGCAGCTGCTGGTGCCGAGGCTGGCCGACTGGTGCGCGGTGTGGCTGGAGGACGAGGGGCTGGGCTGGCGCGGCGGCGACGGTTCGCTCGGCCCCGCGCCACGGCTCGCCCGCGTCTGGCACGGCAGCGAGAACCGCATCGAGGAACTCCGCCGAGCCCTGGAGAAGGACCCGCCGAGGCTGCCGGAGTCGGTGCGATCGCGGGCGGTGCCTGTGCCGTGGCCGCGGCCTGTGCCGGGGTCGGGGCCGACAGCGGGATCGGGGTCGGGGCCGACGGTGGGATCGGGTGCGGGGACCGGAACCGCGACAGGGGCCGGGGCGGAAAGCGGAGCGCCCGGGGACGAGGGTGCGCAAGGGCCGGTGGACCCGGGCGGCGAGGGGCGGCCCGGGGGGAAGGGCGACGGCGCGGCGGTGCGAAGCGGCAGCGAAGGCCCGCCGGGGGAGACGGCGGTCGTCGGCTCCTCCGGCACCGCCGCCCCGCCGACCGCCGACGCCCTGCCGGGTGACGGCTCGCCGGGGGAGACGAGTGGCGACGCATCGGCGGAGAAACGCGAACCCGGGGTGGCGGAGAAACGCGAACCCGGGCCGGCGGAGAAACGCGACAGCCGGCCGGCCGAGACGAGCGAGGGCGAGCCGGTGGTGCATGGCGAGGGCGCGCCGGTGGTGCATGGCGAGGGCGGGGCCGCGCTCGCCTATCGGCTGATCGCCGGTGGGCGCCCGCTCGGCACGCTCGTCATCGGCCGGGCCGGACTGCTCCGCTTCCCGGACGAGGTGACCGGGCTGGTGGAGGACCTGAGCCGACGGATCGCGCTGTCCATCGGGGCGGCCCGCCAGTACGCCCGCCAGGCCACCATCAGCCGGGTCCTGCAGCGTGGACTGCTGCCGGGCGCGGTCGCCGAGATCCCCGGGGTGTCGAGCGCGCTCGTCTACGAGCCGTGCGACAAGGGCGGACCCAGCGGTGACTTCTACGACCTCTTCCCGGCGGGCCGGGGCCGCTGGTGCTTCGCGATCGGCGACGTCCAGGGCAAGGGCCCCGAGGCGGCGGTGGTCATCGGTCTCGCCCGGCCCTGGCTGCGGCTGCTCGCCCGCGAGGGGTACGGCGTCGCCGACGTGCTCGACCGCCTCAACCAACTCCTCCTCGACGACGCGACCGAGGCGGCGGACGCGGCCGCCCGCGCCCTGGTCACGGCGGGCGACCCCGGCCTCGTCGACCCCGACGGCCCGCAGACCCGTTTCCTCTCCCTCCTCTACGGCGAACTCGTCCCCGTCTCCGGCGGCGTCCGCTGCACCCTCGCCTCCGCCGGGCACCCGCTTCCGCTGCTCCTGGGCCCCGACGGCGACGTACGGGCCGTGGCCGAGCCGCAGACGCTGCTCGGGGTGATCGAGGACACCGAGTACGTCTCCGAGACGTTCGAGCTGCGCCGCGGCGACACGCTGCTGTGCGTGACCGACGGGGTCACCGAGCGGCGCAGCGGCCCGCACATGTTCGACGACGGGGACGGCCTCGCCACCGCGCTCGCCGGCTGCGCCGGGCTCGACGCCCAGCTGCTCGCCGAACGCATCCGACGCCTCGTGCACGAGTTCGGGGAAGGGCCGCCGGACGACGATCTGGCGCTGCTGGTGTTGCAGGCGGAGTGA